The nucleotide sequence CATTCTCACCGCGGCCGTGTTCGCCTTCTGCACGCCGGTCTCCAATCGCGCGAAATCCTCGTCCGCGACCCGGCGCCGGAGCTCGTCCAGCAGCCGGAGCATGAGCCGGCCGCCGCGGTGCCGCGGCTCGATCTGGATGGAGCCGATGTAGAGGTTCGCCGGATCTCGCCAGCTGCGCTGGAATCCGAGGTAGCCGGCGACCGACTCGCCGTCGAACGCGACGATCAGCGTCGATTCGCCAAGTCCCCTTCGCCGCTTCTCCTCCGGGAAGTCGATGCCGGCTGCGTCGAACACCTCCCGCATGTTCGCGCGGTCGAGGTCGAGGATCCGCTCGGCCAGGCCGGATTCGATCGCCTCCCGGCCGGTCAGCGTACGGATCTCCATCTCTCGACTCCTGCTCCGTCCGAAGGGCAGTCTATGCGAACCGCTTCGCCGACCGCTCCTTCGCCTTCCGCATCTCCTCCTCACGGTCGCGCGGCTCCGACCGGATCTCCAGCGAGTCGATCAGGCGCCGGGCGGCGGCGGTGACCTCCTCCACCGCCTGGTTGAACGCGGCCTCGTTGGCCTTCGAGGGATGCGTCATCCCGCTCAGCTTCCGCACGAACTGCAGCGCGGAGGCGTGGACCTCGTCATCCGTCGCCGGCGGCTCGAAGTTGGCGAGCGTCTTGATGTTGCGGCACATGGGGACACGGGTTGAAATGGGTGCGGTTGGCGAGCACTTCAGCTAACGCAATCTATCTACCTCACCACGATCGTGTCCCGCAGCCAGTGCTCGTTGTCGCGGTAGGCGTAGTCGGTGCTGTACTGGAGGCCGCGCGACTCCTTCCTCCGCAGCGCGCAGCGGACCACCAGGTGCGCGCACTGCACCACGTTGCGCAGTTCCACCAGCTCGGGCGTGGGGCGGCTCGCGGCCCACCATCCGCCCACG is from Longimicrobium sp. and encodes:
- a CDS encoding GNAT family N-acetyltransferase yields the protein MEIRTLTGREAIESGLAERILDLDRANMREVFDAAGIDFPEEKRRRGLGESTLIVAFDGESVAGYLGFQRSWRDPANLYIGSIQIEPRHRGGRLMLRLLDELRRRVADEDFARLETGVQKANTAAVRMYRKIGFTLEPNPENEASWIATAGRDLLTRSPVIAMLDRWSRRAPRNAG
- a CDS encoding DUF2277 domain-containing protein, whose protein sequence is MCRNIKTLANFEPPATDDEVHASALQFVRKLSGMTHPSKANEAAFNQAVEEVTAAARRLIDSLEIRSEPRDREEEMRKAKERSAKRFA